A genomic region of Eriocheir sinensis breed Jianghai 21 chromosome 42, ASM2467909v1, whole genome shotgun sequence contains the following coding sequences:
- the LOC127010220 gene encoding MDS1 and EVI1 complex locus protein EVI1-A-like yields the protein MSVARPPAPLPPLRPMPTLLHMAPPSPAPPSSQGPDSPRVGLTCPAFLPVEVTGPRAASDVPFGLSPVAGRGMSPSGAAHPPAPPPDQPLDLRLAHRKRRASLDDPRPPRPPSDPPAPAPPPQTVPTEAPSPEGMTGVVECFPLPRPQPRPLPPLLYPRPLHPAPMLYPGPGRGMPFPPLTPTAGHPYPLLSLQEPRFPPFPLLRPFPTLPSPGRHLYGALRERRAQSSPLRPPQAPPGRGARPRERYSCKFCGKVFPRSANLTRHLRTHTGEQPYKCKFCERSFSISSNLQRHVRNIHNKEKPYKCRLCERAFGQQTNLDRHMKKHESDGPTILDGSLCRPPPSTIPTTVSTTLLPPPPLTPLGPLTLTQAFRRCASSLTCALRG from the coding sequence ATGTCCGTcgcccgcccccccgccccccttccacccctccgaCCCATGCCCACACTGCTCCACATggcgcccccctcccccgccccaccTTCCTCCCAGGGGCCAGACTCCCCCCGCGTGGGTTTGACCTGCCCCGCCTTCCTCCCCGTAGAGGTCACGGGGCCGCGGGCAGCCTCTGACGTGCCCTTTGGCCTGTCCCCAGTGGCCGGGCGGGGGATGAGTCCCTCGGGGGCCGCCCACCCCCCTGCGCCGCCCCCCGACCAGCCCCTGGACCTCCGCCTGGCCCACAGGAAGCGGCGGGCCAGCCTGGATGACCCCCGCCCACCCCGACCCCCCAGTGATCCCCCcgcgcccgccccgcccccccagACCGTCCCCACGGAGGCCCCTTCCCCTGAGGGCATGACAGGAGTAGTGGAGTGCTTCCCCCTGCCGCGGCCCCAGCCCCGCCCCCTGCCGCCGCTGCTCTACCCCCGCCCCCTGCACCCCGCGCCCATGCTGTACCCCGGGCCGGGGCGCGGCATGCCCTTCCCGCCCCTGACGCCCACCGCCGGGCACCCCTACCCCCTGCTGTCCCTGCAGGAGCCGCGCTTCCCGCCCTTCCCGCTGCTACGGCCCTTCCCTACCCTGCCCAGCCCCGGCAGGCACCTTTACGGCGCCCTCAGGGAGCGGCGGGCGCAGAGCAGCCCCCTCAGGCCGCCCCAGGCCCCCCCGGGGCGAGGCGCGCGCCCCCGCGAGCGGTACTCGTGCAAGTTCTGCGGCAAGGTGTTCCCGCGCTCCGCCAACCTGACGCGGCACCTTCGCACgcacacgggcgagcagccgtaCAAGTGCAAGTTCTGCGAGCGGTCGTTCAGCATCTCGTCCAACCTGCAGCGGCACGTGCGGAACATCCACAACAAGGAGAAGCCCTACAAGTGCCGCCTCTGCGAGCGCGCCTTCGGCCAGCAGACCAACCTCGACCGGCACATGAAGAAGCACGAGTCGGACGGGCCCACCATCCTGGACGGCAGCCTCTGCCGACCGCCGCCCTCGACCATACCTACCACCGTCTCGACCACGCTGCTGCCGCCCCCGCCCCTCACCCCCCTGggccccctcaccctcaccca